From one Neovison vison isolate M4711 chromosome 1, ASM_NN_V1, whole genome shotgun sequence genomic stretch:
- the TAF8 gene encoding transcription initiation factor TFIID subunit 8 isoform X3, with amino-acid sequence MADTAATAGAGGSGTRSGSKQSTNPADNYHLARRRTLQVVVSSLLTEAGFESAEKASVETLTEMLQSYISEIGRSAKSYCEHTARTQPTLSDIVVTLVEMGFNVDTLPAYAKRSQRMVITAPPVTNQPVTPKALTAGQNRPHPPHIPSHFPEFPDPHTYIKTPTYREPVSDYQVLREKAASQRRDVERALTRFMAKTGETQSLFKDDVSTFPLIAARPFTIPYLTALLPSELEMQQMEETDSSEQDEQTDTENLPLHISTLKEQDVSMLMG; translated from the exons ATGGCCGACACGGCGGCCACTGCCGGGGCCGGTGGCTCCGGAACG AGATCAGGAAGTAAACAATCCACTAACCCTGCTGACAACTACCATCTGGCCCGGAGGCGAACCCTTCAGGTGGTTGTGAGCTCCTTGTTGACAGAGGCAGGGTTCGAGAGTGCTGAGAAAGCATCCGTGGAAACATTGACAGAGATGCTGCAGAGCT ACATTTCAGAAATCGGGAGGAGTGCCAAGTCCTACTGTGAGCACACAGCCAGAACGCAGCCCACACTGTCAGACATCGTGGTCACGCTTGTTGAGATGG GCTTCAATGTGgacactctccctgcttatgcgaAACGGTCTCAGAGGATGGTCATCACTGCCC CTCCAGTGACCAATCAGCCGGTGACCCCCAAGGCCCTCACTGCAGGGCAGAACCGACCCCACCCGCCGCACATCCCCAGCCATTTTCCCGAGTTCCCTGACCCCCACACCTACATCAAAACTCCG ACGTACCGTGAGCCTGTGTCAGACTACCAGGTCCTGCGGGAAAAGGCTGCATCCCAGAGACGAGATGTGGAGCGGGCACTCACCCGCTTTATGGCCAAGACAGGCGAGACCCAGAGTCTTTTCAAAGATGACGTCAGCACTTTTCCAT TGATCGCTGCCAGGCCTTTCACCATCCCCTACCTGACAGCCCTTCTTCCATCGGAGCTGGAGATGCAGCAGATGGAAGAGACAGATTCCTCGGAGCAGGATGAGCAGACGGACACAGAGAACCTCCCTCTTCATATCAGCACG ctAAAAGAACAGGATGTCAGTATGCTGATGGGATGA
- the TAF8 gene encoding transcription initiation factor TFIID subunit 8 isoform X2, translating to MADTAATAGAGGSGTRSGSKQSTNPADNYHLARRRTLQVVVSSLLTEAGFESAEKASVETLTEMLQSYISEIGRSAKSYCEHTARTQPTLSDIVVTLVEMGFNVDTLPAYAKRSQRMVITAPPVTNQPVTPKALTAGQNRPHPPHIPSHFPEFPDPHTYIKTPTYREPVSDYQVLREKAASQRRDVERALTRFMAKTGETQSLFKDDVSTFPLIAARPFTIPYLTALLPSELEMQQMEETDSSEQDEQTDTENLPLHISTDDSGAEKENTSVLQQNPSLSGSRNGEENVIDNPYLRPVKKPKIRRKK from the exons ATGGCCGACACGGCGGCCACTGCCGGGGCCGGTGGCTCCGGAACG AGATCAGGAAGTAAACAATCCACTAACCCTGCTGACAACTACCATCTGGCCCGGAGGCGAACCCTTCAGGTGGTTGTGAGCTCCTTGTTGACAGAGGCAGGGTTCGAGAGTGCTGAGAAAGCATCCGTGGAAACATTGACAGAGATGCTGCAGAGCT ACATTTCAGAAATCGGGAGGAGTGCCAAGTCCTACTGTGAGCACACAGCCAGAACGCAGCCCACACTGTCAGACATCGTGGTCACGCTTGTTGAGATGG GCTTCAATGTGgacactctccctgcttatgcgaAACGGTCTCAGAGGATGGTCATCACTGCCC CTCCAGTGACCAATCAGCCGGTGACCCCCAAGGCCCTCACTGCAGGGCAGAACCGACCCCACCCGCCGCACATCCCCAGCCATTTTCCCGAGTTCCCTGACCCCCACACCTACATCAAAACTCCG ACGTACCGTGAGCCTGTGTCAGACTACCAGGTCCTGCGGGAAAAGGCTGCATCCCAGAGACGAGATGTGGAGCGGGCACTCACCCGCTTTATGGCCAAGACAGGCGAGACCCAGAGTCTTTTCAAAGATGACGTCAGCACTTTTCCAT TGATCGCTGCCAGGCCTTTCACCATCCCCTACCTGACAGCCCTTCTTCCATCGGAGCTGGAGATGCAGCAGATGGAAGAGACAGATTCCTCGGAGCAGGATGAGCAGACGGACACAGAGAACCTCCCTCTTCATATCAGCACG GATGATTCTGGAGCCGAGAAGGAGAACACCTCTGTCCTGCAGCAGAACCCCTCCTTGTCGGGCAGCCGGAACGGGGAGGAGAACGTCATCGATAACCCCTATCTGCGGCCTGTGAAGAAACCCAAGATTCGCAggaagaagtga
- the TAF8 gene encoding transcription initiation factor TFIID subunit 8 isoform X1, whose amino-acid sequence MADTAATAGAGGSGTRSGSKQSTNPADNYHLARRRTLQVVVSSLLTEAGFESAEKASVETLTEMLQSYISEIGRSAKSYCEHTARTQPTLSDIVVTLVEMGFNVDTLPAYAKRSQRMVITAPPVTNQPVTPKALTAGQNRPHPPHIPSHFPEFPDPHTYIKTPTYREPVSDYQVLREKAASQRRDVERALTRFMAKTGETQSLFKDDVSTFPLIAARPFTIPYLTALLPSELEMQQMEETDSSEQDEQTDTENLPLHISTDDSGAEKENTSVLQQNPSLSGSRNGEENVIDNPYLRPVKKPKIRRKKSLS is encoded by the exons ATGGCCGACACGGCGGCCACTGCCGGGGCCGGTGGCTCCGGAACG AGATCAGGAAGTAAACAATCCACTAACCCTGCTGACAACTACCATCTGGCCCGGAGGCGAACCCTTCAGGTGGTTGTGAGCTCCTTGTTGACAGAGGCAGGGTTCGAGAGTGCTGAGAAAGCATCCGTGGAAACATTGACAGAGATGCTGCAGAGCT ACATTTCAGAAATCGGGAGGAGTGCCAAGTCCTACTGTGAGCACACAGCCAGAACGCAGCCCACACTGTCAGACATCGTGGTCACGCTTGTTGAGATGG GCTTCAATGTGgacactctccctgcttatgcgaAACGGTCTCAGAGGATGGTCATCACTGCCC CTCCAGTGACCAATCAGCCGGTGACCCCCAAGGCCCTCACTGCAGGGCAGAACCGACCCCACCCGCCGCACATCCCCAGCCATTTTCCCGAGTTCCCTGACCCCCACACCTACATCAAAACTCCG ACGTACCGTGAGCCTGTGTCAGACTACCAGGTCCTGCGGGAAAAGGCTGCATCCCAGAGACGAGATGTGGAGCGGGCACTCACCCGCTTTATGGCCAAGACAGGCGAGACCCAGAGTCTTTTCAAAGATGACGTCAGCACTTTTCCAT TGATCGCTGCCAGGCCTTTCACCATCCCCTACCTGACAGCCCTTCTTCCATCGGAGCTGGAGATGCAGCAGATGGAAGAGACAGATTCCTCGGAGCAGGATGAGCAGACGGACACAGAGAACCTCCCTCTTCATATCAGCACG GATGATTCTGGAGCCGAGAAGGAGAACACCTCTGTCCTGCAGCAGAACCCCTCCTTGTCGGGCAGCCGGAACGGGGAGGAGAACGTCATCGATAACCCCTATCTGCGGCCTGTGAAGAAACCCAAGATTCGCAggaagaa GTCCCTCTCATGA